One window of the Mycoplasmopsis anatis genome contains the following:
- a CDS encoding YhjD/YihY/BrkB family envelope integrity protein, with protein sequence MHRNKQKRETIINRTFLKFSSKEFQFIPISSCFYFLLSFVPIVIIVYFILSIFSWHIQFNKYFYEEILSNLIPGILSVIDFLPSSFDSYLSYIPLAVLSLSCLWLSSAGYGKMITSYNYIYGHKYLGTFLGNRIKGLLIVLLISLYISIWVIILKLLNSLFITFNDDLEYKKWESFVLFQISSLVFLYIGFIFLYKFVPSFKLKVSQVYSGSLLATIPIWILVLIFGSLNTTFKYEKYGPLGIFLYISVFISFYSYFIYLGIIVNESYYKIFVSQRTLQKKAIWKF encoded by the coding sequence ATGCATAGAAACAAACAAAAAAGAGAAACAATAATTAATAGGACATTTTTAAAATTTTCTTCAAAAGAATTTCAATTTATTCCAATATCTTCTTGCTTTTATTTCTTACTATCATTTGTTCCAATTGTAATTATTGTTTATTTTATTCTCTCGATATTTTCTTGACATATCCAATTTAATAAATATTTTTATGAAGAAATTCTATCAAATTTAATACCTGGAATTCTTAGTGTTATTGATTTTCTTCCAAGTAGTTTTGATAGTTATTTAAGCTATATTCCGCTTGCTGTTTTATCATTATCTTGTTTATGACTAAGCAGCGCAGGTTATGGCAAAATGATAACGTCATACAACTATATTTATGGTCATAAATATTTAGGAACATTTTTAGGTAATAGAATTAAAGGCTTGTTAATAGTTCTTTTAATTTCCTTATATATTTCCATTTGAGTAATAATTCTTAAATTATTAAATTCTTTATTTATTACTTTTAATGACGATCTAGAGTATAAAAAATGAGAATCGTTTGTTCTTTTCCAAATAAGTTCATTAGTATTTTTATACATTGGTTTTATTTTTCTTTATAAATTTGTCCCATCATTTAAATTAAAAGTGTCGCAAGTTTACTCGGGTTCATTACTTGCTACCATACCAATTTGAATTTTAGTATTAATTTTTGGTTCACTTAATACAACATTTAAATACGAAAAATACGGACCACTAGGAATATTTTTATACATTTCAGTCTTTATAAGTTTTTACAGTTATTTCATTTATTTAGGAATCATAGTTAATGAATCATATTATAAGATTTTTGTATCGCAGAGAACGTTACAAAAAAAAGCAATATGAAAATTTTAA
- a CDS encoding DNA-methyltransferase yields the protein MLNKERSTRNKTIDFTVKQLEKELIRVKNIDSDIEKLDNVINSTINGDTFKILEKLPKNSIDLCIIDPPYNISKKFNELNFSRMKDDSYVEYTRKWINLIYPLLKETATIYVCCDWKTSMIIAPILAEKFYIQNRITWEREKGRGSKNNYKNSMEDIYFLTKSKNFYFNVDSIMHRKKVIAPYKENGKPKDWNQTEIGNFRNTYPSNIWTDISIPYWSMPENTAHPTQKPEKLIAKLVLASSKENDVVLDPFLGSGTTSVVAKKLNRKYIGIELDQQFCAWAEYRLEKADHDKTIQGYADGVFWPRNSLSVIKKFKK from the coding sequence ATGTTAAACAAAGAGAGATCCACAAGAAATAAAACTATTGATTTTACTGTGAAACAACTAGAAAAAGAATTAATAAGAGTTAAAAATATTGACAGCGATATAGAAAAATTGGATAATGTTATTAATTCAACAATCAATGGTGATACATTTAAAATTTTAGAAAAATTACCTAAGAATTCAATTGATTTATGCATTATTGATCCACCTTACAACATTTCTAAAAAATTCAATGAATTAAACTTTAGTAGAATGAAAGACGATAGTTATGTTGAATACACAAGAAAATGAATCAATTTAATTTATCCATTATTAAAAGAAACTGCAACTATTTATGTTTGTTGTGATTGAAAAACAAGTATGATAATCGCACCAATTTTAGCTGAAAAATTCTATATACAAAATAGGATAACATGAGAAAGAGAAAAGGGTCGCGGTTCAAAAAATAACTATAAAAATAGTATGGAAGATATTTATTTTTTAACTAAAAGCAAGAATTTCTACTTTAATGTTGATTCAATCATGCATCGCAAAAAAGTTATTGCTCCATACAAAGAAAATGGTAAGCCAAAAGATTGGAATCAAACTGAAATCGGTAATTTTAGAAACACTTATCCATCAAATATTTGAACAGATATATCAATTCCATATTGATCAATGCCTGAAAATACGGCACACCCAACTCAAAAACCTGAAAAATTAATAGCCAAGTTAGTTCTAGCATCTTCAAAAGAAAATGATGTAGTTTTAGATCCGTTTTTAGGTTCGGGAACTACTTCGGTTGTTGCTAAAAAATTAAACAGAAAATACATAGGAATAGAATTGGATCAACAATTTTGCGCTTGAGCTGAATATAGACTTGAAAAAGCTGATCATGATAAAACTATTCAAGGTTATGCAGATGGAGTTTTTTGGCCTCGTAATTCTTTAAGTGTAATAAAAAAATTTAAAAAATAG
- the prfA gene encoding peptide chain release factor 1, with translation MEQTMYNSLLKIKEKHDEMEKQLLDPEVVSDIKKYTKITKEINSIKDIVEAFNSYLQAENNLILSKEMLHEKDEELVSLAKMEIASSEEIMSKLTEDLKILILPKDENDNRDVIVEIRGAAGGDEANIFAGDLFRMYTKWCDQNNLRWKTLDSTPAEAGGFTLITFSVSGEKPYSKLKFESGVHRVQRVPVTETKGRVHTSTATVTVMPEIDDDVEIEIKPEDIRVDVFRSSGNGGQSVNTTDSAVRITHFKTGIVVSCQEGKSQIQNREIALRILKSKLYDLEIQKKLEEESGYRKLAGSGARSEKIRTYNYPQDRVTDHRISFSTSLSPVMDGKINSIIDALLTEEQNEKIKEAGL, from the coding sequence ATGGAACAAACAATGTATAACTCATTATTAAAAATTAAAGAAAAACACGATGAAATGGAAAAACAACTCCTTGACCCTGAAGTTGTTTCAGATATAAAAAAATACACAAAAATAACAAAAGAAATCAACTCAATTAAAGATATTGTCGAAGCATTTAATTCATATTTACAAGCAGAAAACAATCTTATTTTATCTAAAGAGATGTTACACGAAAAGGATGAAGAGTTAGTTAGTTTAGCTAAAATGGAAATTGCTAGTTCTGAAGAGATCATGTCTAAATTAACTGAGGATCTTAAAATTCTAATTTTACCTAAGGATGAAAATGATAATCGTGATGTTATCGTTGAAATCAGAGGTGCAGCAGGTGGTGATGAGGCTAATATCTTTGCTGGTGATTTATTCAGAATGTATACAAAATGATGTGATCAAAATAATTTAAGATGAAAAACACTTGACTCTACACCAGCAGAGGCTGGGGGATTTACATTGATAACCTTTTCTGTCTCAGGCGAAAAACCGTATTCAAAACTAAAGTTTGAAAGTGGTGTACACAGAGTTCAAAGAGTACCAGTTACAGAAACTAAAGGAAGAGTTCACACGAGTACTGCAACCGTTACAGTTATGCCTGAAATTGATGATGATGTTGAAATTGAAATTAAACCAGAAGATATAAGAGTAGATGTATTCCGTTCAAGTGGTAATGGTGGTCAATCAGTTAATACAACAGATAGTGCTGTAAGAATTACACACTTTAAAACTGGTATTGTTGTTTCATGTCAAGAAGGAAAGTCTCAAATACAAAATAGAGAAATCGCACTTAGAATTCTTAAGTCAAAACTTTATGACTTAGAGATTCAAAAGAAATTGGAAGAAGAATCAGGATATAGAAAACTTGCAGGATCAGGTGCGAGAAGTGAAAAAATTAGAACCTATAACTATCCTCAAGATAGAGTTACTGACCATAGAATTAGTTTCTCTACAAGTTTATCTCCAGTTATGGACGGAAAAATAAACTCAATTATTGATGCTTTATTAACAGAAGAACAAAACGAAAAAATTAAAGAAGCAGGTTTATAA
- a CDS encoding peptide chain release factor N(5)-glutamine methyltransferase, producing the protein MPTREDLLLEKRRYGLEQVITDEEQKKLDLGMPVQKIMGYVELADVRIYLDFNVLIPRYETEELVLKAIKEIPQNAKVLEIGCGSGFISIALKKHRPDLKIIAVDVDNNAILQTTVNAQTNKVDIDIRLSNLFSGVFQLIFEEPFDVIISNPPYLSDLEELPESVEKFEPAIALKAPNDGFFFYKEILSKSTWALKRHGQIYFEINPEHMHIWNELKYAYNLEITKDINGKERFAKIIID; encoded by the coding sequence ATGCCAACTAGGGAAGATTTATTATTAGAAAAAAGAAGATATGGACTAGAACAAGTAATTACTGATGAAGAACAAAAAAAGCTAGATTTAGGAATGCCTGTTCAAAAAATTATGGGGTATGTTGAACTAGCCGATGTTAGAATTTATTTAGATTTTAATGTTTTAATTCCTAGATACGAAACAGAAGAATTGGTCCTTAAAGCTATTAAAGAAATTCCTCAAAATGCAAAAGTTTTAGAAATAGGTTGTGGTTCAGGTTTTATTTCTATTGCTCTTAAAAAACATCGTCCAGATTTAAAAATTATAGCAGTTGACGTTGATAATAATGCTATTTTGCAAACAACAGTCAATGCACAAACTAATAAAGTTGATATTGATATTAGACTAAGTAACTTGTTTTCAGGTGTATTTCAATTAATTTTTGAGGAACCATTTGATGTTATTATTTCTAATCCTCCTTATTTATCTGATTTGGAAGAATTACCTGAGTCAGTTGAAAAATTTGAACCAGCAATTGCTCTAAAAGCACCTAATGATGGTTTCTTCTTTTATAAAGAAATTCTTTCAAAATCAACATGAGCATTAAAAAGGCATGGACAAATTTATTTTGAGATTAACCCAGAACATATGCATATTTGAAATGAACTTAAATATGCATATAATCTAGAAATTACTAAAGATATCAATGGTAAAGAAAGATTTGCTAAAATTATTATAGATTAA